Genomic window (Desulforapulum autotrophicum HRM2):
TCCGGCCTGCAACCTGCCTGTCAGACAATCTCTGCTTCAGGCCTGCCATGGCCGGCAAGGGCGTCCATTGCGTGGTGGACGAGCGGGAACGGAAAAAAGGATAATCCCTTGAACCTGGGAGCGTTGATGACCCTTTGCTGCTCAAGTTCAGCAAAGGGTCATCTAGTGTCATCCCTGCACCATTTTTTTACATCAGGGCTCGGTTGATCACCAGGTGGCACAGAATGCTTGCCCCGTATCCAAGGGCAATCACCGGGGTCCATTTCAGATGGGCGCCAAAGGTATAGACTCCCCGGGCGGTTCCCATGAGGGCCACACCTGCAGCAGAGCCTATGGCAAGCATACTTCCGCCGGTTCCGGCCGTCAGGGTCACAAGGAGCCACTGGCCGTGGGGCATGGTGGGATCCATGGTTAAAACCGCATACATGACCGGGATATTGTCCACAATGGCTGACAGTACCCCCACCAGCACATTGGCCCAGGTGGCGCCAAGGTCCGTGTACATAAATTCAGAGACTTTTGCCAGGTAACCAAACTGGGAGAGCCCGCCCACACAGAGGATCACCCCGTAAAAGAACAGCAGGGTATCCCATTCGGCCCTGGAGATTTTTTTCATGATATCAAAGGGCGAAAAATCGCTGTTTCCGTTTCCGTTGCAGTCTTTGTCCCTGACCCCGAGAATCCCGTCATACTTGAGCGATCGGTTCTCATGGCGTTTGATATGGTAGGAGAAGAGCCCCAGAAAGCTCAGCCCGAACATCATGCCAGCGGCAGGGGGGAGGTGGAAAAAATTATGAAAGGACACGGCCGTCACAATGGTGGCAAGGAAGAGTCCCATGATGGTCCAGGCCCCGTACTTCATGGTTACATCCTGCTTCAGGGGAGCGGGCACACCCTTGTCCACAAACATACCCATGATCAGGGCCGGTACCAGCCAGTTGACCACGGAAGGTACGAGGATGGCAAAAAATTCGGTAAACGCGATTTTGCCTTTCTGCCATACCATGAGGGTGGTGATATCGCCAAAGGGAGAAAAGGCCCCGCCGGCATTGGCGGCAACAACGATGTTGATGCAGGCAATGGCGATGAAACGCTTGTTTTTACCGCCAACGGCCATGGCCACGGCTCCCATTAAAAGGGCCGTGGTCAGGTTGTCTGCCACAGGAGAGATGACAAAGGCAAGCCCCCCGGTTATCCAGAATATCTTTCTGAGGGA
Coding sequences:
- the nhaD gene encoding sodium:proton antiporter NhaD, which encodes MDLTSTLYGYLGVIIFVGAYALVPLENSIHLRKSKPVLFAAGAIWLLVSMAYAAIGDTHTAHDAIKESLLEYAELFLFLLAAMTYINAMEERNVFQRLRSLLVSKGFSLRKIFWITGGLAFVISPVADNLTTALLMGAVAMAVGGKNKRFIAIACINIVVAANAGGAFSPFGDITTLMVWQKGKIAFTEFFAILVPSVVNWLVPALIMGMFVDKGVPAPLKQDVTMKYGAWTIMGLFLATIVTAVSFHNFFHLPPAAGMMFGLSFLGLFSYHIKRHENRSLKYDGILGVRDKDCNGNGNSDFSPFDIMKKISRAEWDTLLFFYGVILCVGGLSQFGYLAKVSEFMYTDLGATWANVLVGVLSAIVDNIPVMYAVLTMDPTMPHGQWLLVTLTAGTGGSMLAIGSAAGVALMGTARGVYTFGAHLKWTPVIALGYGASILCHLVINRALM